The genomic region CCACGGCCAGCCTGTTGTGAACCTGCTCGCTCATGTATAAGAAGTACTACATTCGGAAGTAGCTTTACAACCCAGTAGCTGCAACCCGACAGGCTTACACCCCGGCGATCACCTCGGCCGCCGCCCGGCCGCAGACGCGGGCCGCGCCGTGGGTGGCGATGTGCAGGGCGCCGCGGGGTGCGGCCTGGGGGACGCCCATTTCGACCACGATGGTGTCGGGGCGGGCCGCCAGCAGGGTGTCGAGGGCGGAGGCCATCCAGGGGTGGCGGTGTTCGTCGCGGACGACGGCGACGATGCGGCGCGGACCGGCTGCCTCGAGGGCCGCGCGTCCGGCGCTCTCACCGGCACCGGCATCACCCTCCTTGCCGTCCTCCGCCGAGTAGCTGCCCGTCACCGTGCCCGGCAGGAGGTGGACGAGTTCGGCGGCGACGCCCCAGGGGGTCTCGTCACCCACGGCGATGTTGGCGACGGGGGTGAGGGCGGCGACGTAGGGAGGTTCGGTGAGGGGCTCGAAGGTCTCCGGGCTCCCCAGCCCCGGGGCGACGGTGACCGTGAGGGCGCGGCGGGCGGCGTGCAGGCCGATCTCGCTGCCGTGGGTCTCGTCGGGCGAGTGACCGGCCGTGCTCGCCCAGCGGGCCAGCGCCCGGACCCGGTCCGCGGCCTCGGCCAGGCGTTCCTCGGGCAGCTCGCCCGTGCGTACGGCCGTGACCAGGGCATCGCGCAGACGCCGTACGGTCTCGTCGTCGGCCAGGCCACCGCCCACGCAGATCGCGTCGGCACCGGCGGCGACGGCGAGGACGCTGCCGCGTTCGATGCCGTAGGTGCCCGCGATGGCCCGCATCTCCATGCCGTCGGTGACGATGAGGCCGTCGTAGCCGAGTTCGCCGCGCAGCAGGCCGGTCAGGATGCGGCCGGAGAGGGTGGCGGGGCGGTCGGGGTCCAGGGCCGGGACCAGGATGTGAGCGCTCATCACGGCCCGGCTGCCGGCGGCGATGGCCGCGCGGAACGGGGTCAGTTCACGGTCGGTCAGCACGTCCGCGGGGACGTCGATGCGCGGCAGGGCGTGGTGGGAGTCGACAGCCGTGTCGCCGTGGCCCGGGAAGTGCTTGGTGCAGGCGGCGACTCCCGCCGACTGCAGGCCCGTCACGTACGCGGCGGTGTGCCGGGCGGCCAGGCCGGTGTCGGCGCCGAAGGAGCGGACACCGATCACCGGGTTGCGCGGGTCGGAGTTCACGTCGGCGGACGGGGCCCAGTTGAGGTTCACGCCGCAGGCCGCGAGACGGCGGCCCAGTTCGTGGGCGACCTGTCGCGTCAGCTCCACGTCGTCCACCGCGCCGAGGGCGTGGTTGCCCGGGAAGGAGGAACCGGTCCGCACCTCCAGGCGCGTCACGTCACCGCCTTCCTCGTCGATCGCGACCAGGACGTCGTCGCGCTCGGCCCGCAGTTGTGCGGTCAGCTCGGCCAGTTGGCCGGGCGAGGCGATGTTGCGGCCGAACAGGCCGACGGAGGCGAGGCCCTCGCCGAGCCGGCGCAGCAGCCAGTCGGGGGCGGTGGTGCCGGTGAAACCGGGCTGGAGAACCGTCAGGGCGTCACGCGTGAGCGTGTCGGTACCGCTGGCGAGTGTCGTCATCGGGTGGGGTCATCCCTTCACGGCGCCCGCGGTCAGGCCCGCGGCCATCTTGCGCTGGACGAGGAGGAAGAGGGCGACGATCGGCACGGCCATCATCGTGGCGCCGGCCATCATCGGGGCGTATTCGGTGCCGTGCTTGGTGGTGAAGTTGCCGAGCCAGACGGTCGCCGTCTGGTTCTTCTGGCTGAGCAGCATCAGGGCGTACAGGTATTCGTTCCAGGCCTGGATGAAGCCGTAGACCGAGGTGGCGACCATGCCGGGGGCCAGCAGCGGGAAGACGACCCGGAGGAAGGCTCCCGTGCGGGAGCAGCCGTCGACCATGGCCGCCTCCTCCAGTTCCTTCGGGATGTTGACGATGAAGCCCCGGAGCGTCCAGACCGTGAACGGGAGGATGAAGGTCAGGTACGTGATGATGAGGCCCGTCAGCCGGTCGTACTGGCCCAGGTCGTTGAGCAGCAGGAACACCGGGATGATCATGGCGACCAGCGGGACCATCTGGACGGCGAGGATGCCCACGATCACGATCTTGCGGCCACGGAATGCGAAGCGCGAGATGGCGAGCGCGGCCAGCAGCCCCACGACCATGCCGATGACGACCACCGCCAGCGACACCACCATGCTGCGGCCCACCGGGCCCCAGAAGTCGGCGATGTCCAGCGCCCGGCCGAAGTTGGCGAAGGTGATGCCGGTCGGCAGCAGGCTCGGGTCCGGGTCGATGGCGTCCTTGGCGGGCTTGAACGCCGTGTTGAGCATCCAGTAGAGCGGGAAGCCCGCGGTGACGAAGACCAGGAGGCCGAGGAGGTTCCACCAGAGTTTCGGCGCCCGCTGCGCCCGCGGCGCGCGCCGCACCCGCCGGGGAGCCACAGTGCTGCTCATTCGACCTCTCCGATCTTCAGCATCTGCCGCATGTAGACGGCGACCACGCCGAGCAGCAGCAGGACGGTGATCAGCGCGATGGCCGAGCCCTGGGCGTAGTCGTTGACCACGAACGCCCGGTCGTAGGAGTAGGTGTTGAGGACCTGGAACTCCGGCTCGGGGTGGCCGCCCCGCATGACGAACACCTGGGGGAAGACGCCCATGTCCCAGATGACCGACAGGGTCGTGAGCATCACGATGATCGGCTTGAGGACGGGCAGGGTGACATAGCGGAAGACGCCCCAGGAGCCGGCGCCGTCCAGGCGGGCCGCCTCCTCCAGCTCCTTCGGCACCTGGGTGAGACCCGCGCTGAGCGTGATGACCACGAACGGCACGGCTCCCCACACCACCAGCAGCATGATCACGGCCAGGCCCTCGGGTCCGCTCGCGAACCAGTTGTGGCCGATCATCTCGACGCCGGGCAGCTTGCTGAGCAGCGCGTTGAACACGCCGTAGTCCGAGTCGAAGAGCCACTTGAAGACCGTGGTCGCCACGATCACGGGCATGCCCCAGCTCGCCACCAGCACGATGTTGATGAGCACCTTCAGCCAGCCGGAGACCCGCTGGAGCAGCAGGGCGATCGCCATGCCGATCACCATGGTGAAGACGACGGCCCCGGCGGCGAAGACGATCGTGCGGACCACGACGGTCCAGAACT from Streptomyces chartreusis NRRL 3882 harbors:
- a CDS encoding glycoside hydrolase family 3 protein; its protein translation is MTTLASGTDTLTRDALTVLQPGFTGTTAPDWLLRRLGEGLASVGLFGRNIASPGQLAELTAQLRAERDDVLVAIDEEGGDVTRLEVRTGSSFPGNHALGAVDDVELTRQVAHELGRRLAACGVNLNWAPSADVNSDPRNPVIGVRSFGADTGLAARHTAAYVTGLQSAGVAACTKHFPGHGDTAVDSHHALPRIDVPADVLTDRELTPFRAAIAAGSRAVMSAHILVPALDPDRPATLSGRILTGLLRGELGYDGLIVTDGMEMRAIAGTYGIERGSVLAVAAGADAICVGGGLADDETVRRLRDALVTAVRTGELPEERLAEAADRVRALARWASTAGHSPDETHGSEIGLHAARRALTVTVAPGLGSPETFEPLTEPPYVAALTPVANIAVGDETPWGVAAELVHLLPGTVTGSYSAEDGKEGDAGAGESAGRAALEAAGPRRIVAVVRDEHRHPWMASALDTLLAARPDTIVVEMGVPQAAPRGALHIATHGAARVCGRAAAEVIAGV
- a CDS encoding carbohydrate ABC transporter permease, with translation MSSTVAPRRVRRAPRAQRAPKLWWNLLGLLVFVTAGFPLYWMLNTAFKPAKDAIDPDPSLLPTGITFANFGRALDIADFWGPVGRSMVVSLAVVVIGMVVGLLAALAISRFAFRGRKIVIVGILAVQMVPLVAMIIPVFLLLNDLGQYDRLTGLIITYLTFILPFTVWTLRGFIVNIPKELEEAAMVDGCSRTGAFLRVVFPLLAPGMVATSVYGFIQAWNEYLYALMLLSQKNQTATVWLGNFTTKHGTEYAPMMAGATMMAVPIVALFLLVQRKMAAGLTAGAVKG
- a CDS encoding carbohydrate ABC transporter permease; translation: MSAADTTTPAKVPPPRQAPPPPADEPPRVSRPSGGAAVPWLLLAPCLLILALVMGYPLARLVTLSFQRFGQSQLWGFQPAESVGFDNFAKVLGDGEFWTVVVRTIVFAAGAVVFTMVIGMAIALLLQRVSGWLKVLINIVLVASWGMPVIVATTVFKWLFDSDYGVFNALLSKLPGVEMIGHNWFASGPEGLAVIMLLVVWGAVPFVVITLSAGLTQVPKELEEAARLDGAGSWGVFRYVTLPVLKPIIVMLTTLSVIWDMGVFPQVFVMRGGHPEPEFQVLNTYSYDRAFVVNDYAQGSAIALITVLLLLGVVAVYMRQMLKIGEVE